The following DNA comes from Mucilaginibacter jinjuensis.
TGGCGGCACAACCTGGCAGTGGCAACAGGTAAAGGGTTTTGAGCAAAGTGATTTTAGGGATATAGAAGCATTTTCTGATCAAAAGGCGGTAATTATGAGTTCGGGTATACCGGCATTGATTATGACTACTGCAAACGGCGGGAAAAGCTGGCAGGTAAATTATCGAAATGATGATAAGGCTTACTTTTTAGATGCCATGGCTTTTGCTGATGACAAACATGGCTACACGCTCGGCGACCCTATTAACGGAAAGTTTGTGCTACTGGAGACTAAAGATGGTGGGCATAACTGGAAGTCTATGGCCAATGCCCCGGCAGCTTTACCCAATGAAGCTTGCTTCGCTGCCAGCGGTACTTGCATTGCAGCCGATAAAAACACACTGCAAATTGTTACCGGCGGAAGTGTTAGCCGCTTATTAAGCTGGGATAATAAAGACTGGGTATATCAAGCCCTACCGATATTGCATGGCAAGGAATCGCAAGGGGCTTTTTCATTTGCAGGTGAGAGTAGCACAATGGTTTTTGTGGGAGGCGATTATCAAGATAATCACCGTGCAGATTCGGTAGCTTATGTGGCAAATTTTTGTTGCGATGTGACAAAAGCAGGCTTTCCACAGCGGTCGCCTGCTGGTTTTCAGTCGTGTGTAAACTGGTTGGGCGGTAGTAATTTCATATCAACCGGCACCTCCGGCACCAACCTTTCAACTGATGGTGGTAACACCTGGGCCCGCATAAACGATGAAAGTTTTAATGTTTGCCAACAAGCGAAGCACGGTAAATTGGTATTGTTGGCAGGCGATAAGGGTAAAATAGCATTGTACGAACCGTATTTGCCTCATAATTAGCAATTAATAAAAACTTTAAAATATTTGCAAATTTAGCTTGCAGGAAAAACTCAATAATCCTATATTTGCACCACTTTAACGGAAACGTTAAATGATTCCGTAGCTCAGCTGGTAGAGCATTACACTTTTAATGTAGTGGTCCTGGGTTCGAATCCCAGCGGGATCACAGAAAGCCTCTCAGAAATGAGGGGCTTTTGTCGTTTTAAAAATTAGCTGATGCTTAATTTTCAGTCTTTATAATAAAGGCAACTATATCATTTGGCACCCAATTTCTGAGTTCATCTATCTCAGAATCATCTTTACATTCAATTAAAAGACCGGTATTTATTCTGCCAGAATGTGGCTTTACTACACTTTCTATACTAATAATTTTTCTGTATCTAATTGTTTCAAATGCAACAATTTCAATTTGGTCACCTGTAGAAACAAGTCCATCAGTTATATATCCGGCCAATACGAGCCCTCTCCCGGTAATTTTAAAGGTATCGGCAATTATATATTTCGCTGTCGGCTGATGTGTGGTATTGATAATGTATGCTTTAGCAACAGATTCTGCTTTTTCTCTTGCCGCCTCCCCGCTAAAAAAGTTTTCTTTATACTCGTTTGAATAGTCAATTGTTATTTCATTCCGCATCATATCATAAACAGCCCACCACCACTGATCTTCATCCATCCACTCGGCTCTAAGCATTAATCCAGCCCATATTGCGGTACAATCATCCAAAAGATCGCCGGTCCATACAATGGTCTCAAGCGCTAAAGCCTTTCTTAACTCACTATTCATTTTTTTTGATTTAACTGATTGTAAAAATCATTAATGAATTAAATAGATAGGAAACATTTGTAGGTATTCTCTCACACCTCCGCCCTTGTCCTTTTATTAATCAAATTAACAGCGTCGTCCAATTCTTGCGATGATGCATACAGGTACTCGATCAAGGTGCTCAACTCATCAGATGGGTTGGGGTATTCTTTAATCATACGGGCCAGGGCCAGGATGTTGGAGAGGGGGCGCCTTACCTCGTGCGAGTTAATCCACGCAATTTCTTCCAGCTGTTCGTTGCGGCTCACCAGTTCTTGCTCGTACCGTTTCTGCTTGTCAATATCCTGCATGGCGCCAATCAAGCGAATGGGTTCACCGGCTTTGTTAAAAACCGAAAGGCCCCGGTCCCTAACATATTTTATAGTCCCGTCTGCGCACCTGAAGCGATATTCTAATATCCAGTCTTTTTGTTTATTGGCTATTACGTCAGCAAAAAAATGCTGAACCTTGTCCCTGTCTGCATAGTAAACATCGGTCATGTCATTAAAATCATACGGCCGGTTTTCTTCAGTGTAACCATAAATTTCTTCAAACCCCTCCATCCAGGTAATTTTGTTCTCCAGCAGATCATAATCCCATATCACATCGTGTGTTGCCTGGTTTACGGCTTCGTACAAATGCAATAATTCGCCAATCCGTTTCTCATTTTTAATGTTTTCATCTATGTCGGTAATCATTACCAGTACAGCATCTTCTTTTATCAGCGGGATGCTATGGAAGTTAAACCTTACATAAAATTTTTCACCATTCTTTTTTTGATGCAAAGCTATGCCTGATTCGTCGGGTTCTTTTTCTTTGACTACATACCGTTTAAACTCCTCGTGATCTTCTTCAGGCCTTATATCGAGAGCTGTCATTTTCGAGAACTCTTTTTCGGTATAGCCATAAAGTTTAACCATTGCTTTGTTTACATTCAGAATTTTTAAGCTGCCCTTTGCCATAATATAAATAGCAAGCGGGCTGCCATTAAAAAGATTCTGGTAGCTCGAGGTTGCTATATGTACACTTTTAAAGTAAAATCTAATGGATAAACCGAATAGGAAGGCGATAATGGTTAACAATAATAAAGTTCTTTCGAGTGAGGTTTGGTGGAGGGTACTGTATCCTAAAATAGTAAGCATGGCTATTGTGAATAAAACAAATAGCACAATTTGGAGCGGCGAAGGTTTATTCATAAACAATGAAATAGGCTATCCTAAAGTACATATAATATTGTTATAAAATTAATCGGTGGTTAATCTGTTTGTTTGTGTGTCTTTTTTCTGCCACTAAATCAGGGAGTTTTACAAACTATTGCAAAAAGCTTTAAAAGTTTCAATGATTTTTCTATCTTTGCACCTCTTTATCGGAAACGATAATGATTCCGTAGCTCAGCTGGTAGAGCATTACACTTTTAATGTAGTGGTCCTGGGTTCGAATCCCAGCGGGATCACAAAAAGGGAACAGTCAATTTTTGATTGTTCCCTTTTTTTATGCCCATAAGAATTGCACAGGTAAGCTATTGCCAGGTAGTAAAAAGTAGCCCAAAATTTACCGGGTCAATATTAAAACCACACAAAGTATCCAAAGCCAATTTAGAAGTGCGTAATCTGCTGTAATGCAATGTTTTTGGCAAGTAAGAAGTGGTTAGTTACAATGGAATTAGCATGGTATTTAATGCAAATTTGTAAAAGTAATAAGATCACAAGGTGCAATATGAAGGGCTATAATTTTTAATGAAACGAAGATGAAAAATGCTTGTGGTTGGGGTTAGAGCCGCAACATGATATATCTTTAATAAAAATTAGGCTCTTGCAAACATAATAACACATTATATTATATTTGCCGTACATATGGAAAATAATTTGGCCACTTTTAAAGGCAAGACGCTAATGATAACTGGCGGGACAGGCTCATTTGGCAACGCGGTATTGAATAGATTTTTGCAATCGGACTTGGCTGAAATAAGGATTTTTAGCCGCGATGAAAAAAAACAAGAGGATATGCGTATCCACTATAAAAATAACAAATTAAATTTCATTATCGGAGATATAAGAGACTTTCAAAGCATTAATTCTGCAATGGCTGGCGTGGATTTCCTTTTTCATGCTGCTGCTTTAAAGCAAGTCCCCTCTTGCGAGTTTTATCCTATGCAGGCAATTCAAACCAATATTATTGGTGCAGAAAATGTGATGGAAGCTGCAGCCATTAATAAGGTAAAACGAGTGGTCGTACTTAGTACTGATAAAGCCGTATATCCGATTAACACCATGGGAATGAGTAAAGCTCTTATGGAAAAACTTGCTGTCTCTAAAGCAAGAGATCCAAAGGTGAGAGCCAATGATTCTGTTATTTGTGCTACACGCTATGGAAACGTTATGTGCTCACGCGGATCAATCATCCCGTTGTTTATTAAACAGATCAAAGAAGGTAATCCATTGACAGTTACAGATCCAAATATGACGCGATTTATGATGTCATTGGAAGATTCTGTTGACTTAGTTCTTTTTGCTTTTGAAAATGCACAACCGGGGGATATTTTTGTACAGAAATCTCCGGCAACCACTATCTTAACATTAGCTACCGCACTTAAGGAGTTATTTAATGCCAATAATGAAATTAATATTATTGGCCCACGCCACGGTGAGAAACTTTATGAGACGCTTTGTGGTAAAGAAGAAATGGCGAAAGCGTTGGATATGGGTGATTTTTACAAAGTCCCGGCAGATTATAGAGATCTTAACTATACAAAATATGTACAGGAAGACGGTCCAACTTTAGTTGATTTTGAATATAATTCTCACAATACGAAAAGATTGGATTTAGATGCAACGAAACAATTGTTGTTATCACTTGATTATGTACAAAATGAACTTAAAGATTTATAATTATGCTTCCCTTAGTTAAGCCTTTTTTGCCACCAAAAGAGGTGTTAATGCCTCAATTGGAGCAGATATTGTACAGTGGTTATATTGCCGAAGGCGAAGCTGTGTATGAGTTTGAAAGAAACTTCGCAAATTTTGTATCCAATCCGCATACTGTTTCCCTCAATTCGGGCACAGCAGCATTGCACATTGCGTTGTTACTTGCCGGGGTTGGCTCTGGTGACGAAGTAATTAGCACTGTACTTACTGCCGAACCTACTAACGTGGCCATTAAATTGGTTGGCGCCAAAGTTATTTGGGCTGATGTAGATATAAATACAGGATTGCTTGACCCGGTTTCTGTTCGAAGTAAAATTACGGCAAAAACCAAAGCAATAATGATTGTTCACTATGCTGGTATGGTGGCCGATCTGGATGAATTTAAAAAGTTATCAGAGGAATTTAATATTCCTGTTATTGAAGATGCTGCACACGCGCTTGGATCCAAATATAATGGGCAGGTTGTAGGATCTATATCGCCTTATACCATATTCTCTTTTCAAGCCATAAAGCATCTTACCACCATTGATGGAGGAATGCTAACGCTAAAAACCGAAGAGCAACAACACAATGCGAAACTTTTACGTTGGTTTGGGCTTGATAAGATGAAACCCCGGTTAGAAAATGATATCAAGTTTCCGGGTTACAAATATCACATGAATAATGTAAATGCTACTGTTGGTTTGGTGCAGCTTAAATATATTCAGGATGTTATTGATAAGCACATAGCTAACGGATTATATTTTGACAAAGAGTTAGCAAATACAGCAGGAGTAGAGCTTTTACATTATTATCCAAAGAGTGAGGCTTCATACTGGTTGTATACCCTTAAAGTTGAAAACCGTGATGCCTTTATCAAGATGTTAGCGGCGAACGGCATTTCTGCTTCAGAACTACATTTACGTAATGACAGGCACTCAATTTTTGCAGAATCCAAAACTGATTTACCTGCTTTTGAACAGTTTTATAAAAAAATGGTACACATTCCATGTGGTTGGTGGGTAAGCAAAGAAGATCGCGAAAAAATAACAGATCTCATTAAAAAGGGTTGGTAATATGATACCTATTTTTAAACCCTATATGCCGCCGGCTTTACCAGAGTTGAATGATATTTTATATTCAGGAAATCTGTCTTACGGCAAATGGGGTAAGCAATTTGAAAGCAAGCTGAGCAGCTATATAGGTGCAGAGTACGTAATGGTAACTAACTCTTATAACTCTGCAATGCTGATTATGCTTACAACACTGGGCTTATCGCCAGGCGACGTTGTATTAGCATCGCCTATGAGCTGTTTGGCTTCTAATCAACCATTTATAACTCAAAATTTGAAAGTAAAATGGGTTGATATTGATCCGGCCACCGGATCAATGGATCCTGATAGCCTTGTAAAAGCAATTGATAGTAATTGCAAGGCTATTTTTCATAACCATTTTTGCGGTACACCTGGTTATATTGATGAGATCAACAAAATAGCTTCTGAGCATGGCTTGGTAGTGGTTGATGATTGTATTGAAGCTTTCGGGTCGAAATATAAAGGTAAAATGATGGGTAATGTAGGTACAGATGCATCTGTATTTTCATTTCAAACCGTAAGGTTACCAAATACAGTTGATGGTGGTGCTATCGCATTCAAAAGTGCTAAAATGTTTGAGCGCGCTCTGCGTATTCGTGATTATGGTATTAACCGTGCCACATTTAGAGATTGTTATAACGAAATAAGTGTCGATTCGGATATTGAAATAGGCGGATATGGAGCTCTAATGCCCGAAATCAATTCTTATATCGGCTATGAACAGATGGGAGACCTGCCGTTGCTTATTAGCAAACAACGCGAAAATGCAGTTAAATGGCAATCGTACTTAACTGCTAAATATCCAAATGACAAAATTATAGGTTTTAGTGAAGATATAGATCCTAATTTTTGGGTAATAGGTTTGTTGTGTAACAATAAGCAAGAATCACTAAAACATTTTAGAAATATTGGATATTACGCTACCGGTGTTCACATTAGTAATAACCATTACTCGGTTTTTGGCGATCAGCAATATTTAGCTGGTGTAAGTGACTTTGAAAACAAATTTTTGGCATTGCCAACGGGATGGTGGATAGAAGATTTATCGTTTGATTAATGAATATCGGAAAAAATAATACTATATCAGCAACAACATTAATTCCTAATTTTGTTGAAATGGGTGATTTTAACAGAATAGGGGCAAACGTAACTATTCAAGCTGTTAAGGGCGCTAAAAACCCCAAACTTATTATCGGCGATTGTAATATCATTAATGATAATGTAAAAATACTTGTAGGTGATGAAGGGGTATTTATTAAGGATTGGAATGTGATTCATAATAATATATTCATAATTGGTGAGCGTAAAGTAGAGATTGGTCATAACGGATGGTTTGGTCAACATACGATATTAGACGGAAGCGGAGGTTTATCAATTGGAAATGGGGTTCGCATCGGCATGTATTCTCAAATCTGGACTCATGTGGCAAGTGGAGAGCAATTAGAAGGTTGTGTGTTATATGCTCAAAGAGGCACTATCATTCATGACGATGTATGGTTAGTGGGAAGTTGTATTGTGGGTTCCGGAATTGTATTGGCAAAGCGTAGCATTTGTTTGATAAATTCTCTTTTGACGAAAGATACTATTGAAGGAAAGGTATATTCAGGATCGCCTGCAAAAGTTATGGAAAAAATCAATTTTTATAAAAAAGTTGATATAGCTGACAAATATAATATGATGTATAACTGGGCTAATGAATTTGCAAATAGCAACCAAGATATAACAGTTGAAAGAACATCTACAGAAATGATTGTAATCACGAACAAGCTATCAGAAAAGATAATTTTTACAAGTATCGATCATCTTGATACGGATTTGGACCCCTTGGTTACAGTGTTTAATATGCAAACAAAAACTTTCAAAAAGAAAAAGAGCATATTAGAAATGGAATTCTATGCCTTTATTTATAATAATAAAGCACGATTTATACCTATTAATTAAATATTACAATGATAGAAAAAAGCAATTTCTTAGATAATTTCAAAGAATTATTTGAAGAGACATCTCCTGACCAAATAACCTTTCAAAGTCATTTCAGAGATCTGGATGAGTGGAGCTCATTAATAGTATTGTCATTGATAGTTCAATTTGAAGATAATTACAACGTAAAATTAAATCTAGAAAAAATAGAATCAGCAGTTACTGTGGAAGATTTATATCAATTAACTCAGTAAAATGTCAATAGATTACAATTTTAATGAAAAGCATTTATTGATTACAGGCTGTACTTCTGGAATTGGACAGCAGTGCGCTTGGGACTTAAACAAATTTAATGCTACGTTATCAGTAACTGGCAGAAGTTCGGAAAAATTTGTAAAAACGAAAGAGAAACTTAAGTCTGGTTCATACAATGCTTTTATTGGTGATTTAACGAACAGTGAATTTATTGATGATTTAGTAAAAGATGTTAAACCTTTGGATGGGTTAGTTCTATCGGCAGGTATAGTTGATTATACTCCGGTAAAATTAATTAGTAAACAAAGAATAAGAAATGTATTTGATTTAAATTTCGAGGCCAACGTTTTATTAATTCAAAAATTATTATTGAAAAAAAAGATAAATAATTCAGCATCTATAGTTATCATTTCTTCTATATCAAACAAACTTGGGATTCCTGGAACTGCGCTTTATGCGGCTTCAAAAGCGGCAATTAGCGCCTATGCGAAAGTTTTGTCAAGCGAGTTGTCATCAAAAAAAATACGAGTTAATACAGTAGTTCCTGGTGTTATTAAAACAGAATTAATTACAAATAAGGGAGTAATTAGCGTTGAGGAGTTTAATAAGGATGAAAATGCTTATCCTTTAGGATATGGTACTGTTGAAGATGTCTCAAATCAAATAATGTATTTATTGTCAGATGCCTCGAAGTGGGTGACTGGGTCTGAATTTGTTCTTGACGGCGGCTATTTGCTTAAATAAAATGAATAAAGCGTATATAAAATATATAGAATATTATTTACCTGATGCAATATTGGATAATAATACTCTTAATGAGGAATTTCCATCTTGGTCGGCTGATAAAATTTCGGCGAAGACCGGCATTTATCAGAGACATATTGCCGCTCCAGATGAATTTGCCTCTGATATGGCGATTAAAGTTGCTGAAAAACTAATAGTAAATAATAATATTGATCGATCTGAGATTGATTTTATTCTTTTATGTACACAAAGCCCTGATTACTTTTTGCCAACTACAGCATGTATAGTACAAAACAAACTTAATATCCCATCTAGCGCAGGAGCATTAGATTTTAATCTGGGGTGTTCTGGATATGTATATGGGTTAGCTTTAGCAAAAGGATTAATAGTTTCCAATATTGCTAAAAATGTATTGTTAATTACATCTGAAGTATACTCTAAATTTATCCATGAAAAGGATAAATCAAATCGGACTATTTTTGGTGACGGCGCAAGCGCTACATTGATAAGTAACAGTGGGTTATGTGAAATAGGAGAATTTGATTTAGGTACTGATGGTTCGGGTGCTAACAATTTAATAGTAAAAGAAGGTGCTACCCGGTATCCCGAAAGGGGAAATACAGAAACCATTGATAGTTTTGGGAATGTTCATGCGCCCGCCTGCCTTTATATGAATGGCCCTGAAATTTTTACATTTACGTCAAGAGCTGTTCCTGAATTAATTAATAATACATTAAATAAAAATAACCTTTCATTAGCTAAAATTGACTTGCATATTTTTCATCAGGCTAATCAATTTATGCTTGAGCACTTAATGAAAAAAATTGGAATAGATAGAGATCGTTTTTTTATCTATTTAAAGGAATGCGGGAATACTGTATCTTCAACTATACCAATTGCTTTGAAAAATGCTATAGAGGGAAAAATTAAAAAAGGCGACAACGTTCTGCTAGCTGGCTTCGGTGTAGGGTACTCATGGGGAGCAACTATCCTCTTTTTTTGAGAAACACTTAATATGTTCAAAAACATCATTGCCAATATTGCAGGCAAGTTTTGAATCATTTATCAATTACCCTTTTTATACCAATTTACGTTGGCCTAAAAATTATTCGGTAATTAAGCTTCTCTCTGGTATTACCTGGCCTCTTGACTATAATTGACACTTGTCATACCGATACATTATCAAAATATAACTTCAAAGGTTTGGCATAAAGTTGAGAGGTTTTAATCGGCGATAGTTATAGTGAAACTATCTTAAAACAAACAATCAATAATGAGAAAAGTAATAGTAATTGGATCTGGTATTTCTGGATTAAGTATTTCTAGAATGTTGGCAGAAGACAATGAAGTCGAAATTTTAGAACGTGATGAATTGCATGGTGGGTTAATAAAATGTAAAAGAATAGACGGTAATTTATTCCATCTTGTTGGCGGTCATGTTTTTAATAGCCGAAACCAAGCTGTTTTGGATTGGTTCTGGAAACATTTTGACAGGCAGAATGAATTCATTAAAGCGAATAGGAATGCTAAAATATTAATGGGGGATGCAGTAATTGGTTATCCTATTGAAAATTATTTATATCAGCTACCTGAGCAACAGGCAATTATTGTATTAAATGAATTGCTTGATAAGTTATCCAGTGGTGTAAGAGATGTAGGTGATTACGCAAATTTCAAAGATTTCCTTATAGGAAATTTCGGTGAGGAGCTTTACAACATATACTTCGGGCCTTACAATACTAAAATATGGAATACTGATTTATCAAAGGTCCCACTTGAATGGCTTGAAGGTAAACTACCTATGCCAAAGTTACGGGAAGTAATACTTAGTAATGTGGTTAGGCAGGAAGAAACTACAATGGTTCATTCCACATTCTATTACCCCTGTAAAAACGGATCGCAATTTATTGTAGATCGATTAGCTGAAGGTTTATCAATTAATAAGTCGTATGATGTTCAGTCGATAGAATATTTAGATGAATATAAACTTTCTGTTAATAATGGCGATAAGATTGTTGATTCTATTGTTTACTGTGGAGATGTAAGGAAACTACATAATATAATTAAAATTAATGACTCGGCTTTACAAAAAGCTCTTATAGATATTTCCAATTTGGTTTCTAATGGTACTTCAAACATACTTTGTGAAACAGATGCTGATGATATTTCGTGGCTGTATTTACCAGAAGAAAGATTTAAAGCTCATCGAATTATCTACACAGGTAACTTTAGTGACTCGAACAATGGTGGCACGGCTCGTAAAACATGCGTGGTTGAGTTTTCAGGTAAACAGAATCAGGATGATATGATTAAAGAATTAGCTTTATTACCGGGCAATTTAGTGCCTCTTGCATTTAATTATGAACCAAATTCATACATTATACAAGGAGAGGAAACCAGAGAGAAGATATTATTGTTGAAAAAACTATTGAAGCCATATCGCATCTTTTTGTTAGGAAGATTTGCAGAATGGGAATATTACAACATGGATAAATGTATAGAGGCCGCAATGGATTTAAAAAGGCTTAACTTTTAATATTCTTATTCTTGAAAGATAGCTTAAATTAAGAATAATGAAATTAAAAAAAAATGCTTTCTATAATATATTGCTTACAGGCTCAAGTTTAGTTTTGCCCTTGTTTACTTTTCCTTATGTTACCAGAATTTTGGCTCCAGAAGGAATTGGCCATGTCAATTTTGCAAACTCTTTTATACAATACTTTGTGATTCTTACTTCCTTAGGTATCCCATTATATGGGATAAGAGAAGTAGCAAAAGTAAAGGATTCAATAAGGTTAAGAAGCAAAATATTATTTGAATTATTGTTAATAAAAATCATCTGTACATTTTTTGGAATCTTACTATATCTGATATTAATCTATTCCATCGGTAAATTCCATGCCAGTTTGCAATATTACTTATTTGGTATAGCAACAATAATCATTGGGGTCTTTGATCTTAATTACTTTTTTTATGCATTGGAAGACTTTAAATACATTACCACGCGGACAGTCTTCTTTCAGATTGTTTCTGTAATAATAACCTTCGTTTTAATAAAAACAAAAGAAGATACATTAATTTATTTTTGTATTCCAATAGTAATCAGCCTTCTAAATACATTAATTAATACAAAGTATATTCTCAGGTTTATCAGTTTTAAGGCTCTTTATCTTAAATTGAATATGAGAGCACATGTAAAGCCCTTGCTTTTGTTATTTTCTGTGGGGATCTTTACAAGTATCTATAATTTACTCGATGTTACTATACTTGGATTTATATCAGGGGATGCCAGTATAGGTTATTATACTGTTGCATCTAAAATAAATAAAATACCACTTTCTTTAATAATGGTCTTAGTACCTGTGATGTTGCCAAGGATTGCCGTTGAATTTAAAAATGAAAATCATGACGAAATAAATCGACTGATTACGAAGACGCTTCAGTTTGTTATTCTTTTGGGCGTTCCAATCATGGTGGGGCTATACTTATTAGCACCAGAAATTATTGCACTTTTTTCGGGTAAGGCATTTGCGTCTTCTATCACTACCCTACGTATAATGTGTCCGGTTATATTGATAATTGGTATGACAACGAATTTCAGCACACAATTATTAATACCAATGGGACAGGATAAAGAACTTTTGTATGCAGTTATTGTAGGCACTATTGTAAGCTTGGTACTTAACTTTATTCTTATCCCAATTTTTGAACAAAATGGAGCAGCCATTTCTAACCTGGTTGCAGAATTATTTGTTTTAATTTGTTGCTATTTATACGTACGAAAAAAAATCAAAATCAAAATCCCATATCAACAGTTGATCGTCTTCACATTGCTTTGCATCCCATTTTGGGGTATTGTAATAGTTTGTAGAAAAATGTCTTCAGTCCCGCTTACTATTTTGATTTCTG
Coding sequences within:
- a CDS encoding flippase, coding for MKLKKNAFYNILLTGSSLVLPLFTFPYVTRILAPEGIGHVNFANSFIQYFVILTSLGIPLYGIREVAKVKDSIRLRSKILFELLLIKIICTFFGILLYLILIYSIGKFHASLQYYLFGIATIIIGVFDLNYFFYALEDFKYITTRTVFFQIVSVIITFVLIKTKEDTLIYFCIPIVISLLNTLINTKYILRFISFKALYLKLNMRAHVKPLLLLFSVGIFTSIYNLLDVTILGFISGDASIGYYTVASKINKIPLSLIMVLVPVMLPRIAVEFKNENHDEINRLITKTLQFVILLGVPIMVGLYLLAPEIIALFSGKAFASSITTLRIMCPVILIIGMTTNFSTQLLIPMGQDKELLYAVIVGTIVSLVLNFILIPIFEQNGAAISNLVAELFVLICCYLYVRKKIKIKIPYQQLIVFTLLCIPFWGIVIVCRKMSSVPLTILISALCICVAYFTLLQVFILKNKIVLEVLGPIKNKIFKKNI